One region of Lathamus discolor isolate bLatDis1 chromosome 2, bLatDis1.hap1, whole genome shotgun sequence genomic DNA includes:
- the LOC136008083 gene encoding sodium channel protein type 5 subunit alpha-like translates to MAEFLLPGTNNFRKFTSESLAAIKKRIAAKKSCRRNTIDQKPEEKPRPQLDLKAFQKLPALYGNPPPELIGEPLEDLDPYYKDRKIFIVLNKQKTIFRFTATSALWILSPFHPIRRAAIKILVHSYPFTLFIMCTILTNCVFMALTESSKASPSPSWNKYVEFTFTGIYTFESLIKILARGFCLNEFTFLRDPWNWLDFSVIVMAYVGAFSNLGSVSVLRTFRVLRALKTISVVPGLKIIVGALIQSVKKLANVMILTVFCLSVFALIGLQLFKGNLRQKCIRNSTEFSKIPYVLNKTWESYEMFANDTAYFAKKEGTSDILLCGPGAGVCPPDYICLKIGPNPDYGFTSFDSFGWAFLSLFRLMTQDYWERLYQQTLRAAGKVYILFFMLVIFLGSFYLVNLILAVVTMAYEEQNKATIAETEAKERKFREAMELLQKEQESLAIKGIDVLSISSFEASSLSPKEIKERSNRKKRNQSLGIEESEEQFPKSQSTDSQRKLSFLGLVYGPNANQAKRRLSHGSVFNFQIPALEVDSRTDFSDEENCSAGEHKIQCRSLSVTQMGRRSSVQSQISQSSHPATPNCVHSSKWANMDDCNGVISMMGGGGSKVHSLDPVSSEGVMLPPVMEDPGKGNPPAVNDESSMMHLPPHLSVEYFNEALQRQRAASAVSIITSVLEELEESRRRCPPCLNNFALKYLIWDCCPLWVRIKTKVAAFIKDPFIDLTITVCIVMNTLFMALEHNNMSDNFKSMLNVGNLVFTGIFTAEMILKIIALDPYYYFQQPWNIFDSIIVTLSLIELSLPKQRSKKERRKGGTLSVLRSFRLLRVFKLAKSWPTLNTLIKIIGNSLGALSNLTLVLAIIVFIFAIVGVQLFGRSYLENSHKINKYGKPRWHMMDFFHSFLVVFRILCGEWIETMWDCMVVAEPPLCLLVFLLVMVIGNLVVLNLFIALLLNSFSADCLQTAEDDGEMNNLRIAFARIHKGFHFVKSVTWDTFCGKLKHIKKAHRKKIKLTAQNKLGFKCEEIKNCKENYNNEWAEKNGDKCLGLEDFITNPNVFVCVPIAEAENTSEDFEDDDKLSTFTDTEYSKQFNSISSSEGSTVDLTNPEDLLKQIPEFAEDFKTPEDCFPEGCVRHFRCYVGSTIKSGGETWWNLRKTCYQIVEHSWFESFIIFMILLSSGALAFEDIHINERKSIKTMLSFLDKIFTFIFFLEMLLKWVAYGFKKYFTNAWCWLDFLIVGVSLLDLLSSSLGPMKSLRTLRALRPLRALSRFEGMRVVVDALLGAIPSIMNVLLVCLIFWLIFSIMGVTLFAGKFGKCVNLTEEDSELNNSINDITDCRMYNNTGKIFWVNVKVNFDDVGSGYLALLQVATFKGWMEIMYAAVDSREKNEQPKMEHSLFMYLYFVIFIIFGSFFTLNLFVGVIIDNFNQQKKKISGEDIFMTEEQKKYYNAMKKLGSKKPQKPIPRPLNRYQGFLFDIVTRQAFDVVIMILICLNMITMMVETYEQSETKTNILNKINILFVAIFTAECVLKLVALRQYYFSNAWNIFDLVVVIMSLVALLLSGIGKAFEHFLPPTLFRVIRLARIGRILRLIRAAKGIRTLLFALMMSLPALFNIGLLLFLVMFIYAIFGMANFAYVKMEDGIDDIFNFQTFANSMLCLFQITTSAGWDGLLSPILNTGPPFCDPNINGTVGECGKPAIGIIYFVSYIIVSFLIVVNMYIAVILENFNAATEESTEPLGEDDFDIFYEIWEKFDPEATQFITFSALSDFADALAEPLRVPKPNKVELIAMDLPMVSGDRIHCLDILFAFTKRVLGDSGELDTLKVQMEEKFMSANPSKKSYEPISTTLRHRQEEASATVIQRAYRSHLLLRSVKQASYLYNHRTCSIDTLGDAAPEKEGLIACMMDENYGRSPDKSETLSSTSFPPSYDSVTRANSSNLVVENEEIIGNQQSPDIK, encoded by the exons ATTTACTTTCACTGGCATTTACACTTTTGAATCATTGATAAAAATATTGGCAAGAGGATTCTGCCTAAATGAATTCACTTTCCTTCGAGATCCCTGGAACTGGTTGGATTTCAGTGTTATCGTCATGGC ATATGTGGGAGCATTTAGTAACTTGGGGAGTGTGTCAGTTCTTCGGACTTTCAGGGTTCTGAGAGCTTTAAAAACCATTTCAGTAGTTCCAG GGCTCAAGATCATTGTGGGGGCACTTATTCAGTCCGTTAAGAAACTTGCCAATGTGATGATCCTGACTGTTTTCTGCCTGAGTGTCTTTGCTCTCATTGGCCTCCAGCTTTTTAAGGGCAATCTAAGACAAAAGTGTATCAGGAACTCTACAGAGTTCAGTAAAATACCTTATGTCCTTAACAAAACATGGGAATCCTATGAAATGTTTGCTAATGATACAG CATACTTTGCTAAGAAAGAGGGCACCTCAGATATTTTGCTATGTGGCCCTGGTGCTGG GGTCTGTCCTCCAGACTATATATGCTTGAAAATTGGGCCAAATCCTGATTACGGTTTCACTAGTTTTGATTCCTTTGGctgggcttttctttctttgttccgCCTGATGACCCAGGACTACTGGGAGCGTCTGTACCAGCAG ACcctcagagctgctgggaaggTGTATATACTCTTCTTCATGCTGGTCATCTTTCTGGGCTCATTTTATCTAGTCAACTTGATTCTGGCTGTAGTAACAATGGCATATGAAGAGCAGAATAAGGCCACCATTGCTGAAACGgaggcaaaggaaaggaaatttcGTGAAGCCATGGAATTATtgcagaaggagcaggag tcATTGGCTATTAAAGGAATTGATGTCCTGTCAATTAGCTCCTTTGAAGCTTCTTCTCTGTCTcccaaagaaatcaaagaaagaagcaataggaaaaagagaaatcagtcCTTGGGGATAGAAGAAAGTGAAGAACAATTCCCCAAGTCACAGTCAACGGACAGTCAACGCAAGTTG TCTTTCCTTGGACTGGTGTACGGACCCAATGCAAATCAGGCGAAACGCAGGCTTAGCCATGGGAGCGTGTTCAATTTCCAAATACCTGCTTTAGAAGTTGATTCCAGAACGGATTTCAGTGATGAGGaaaactgcagtgctggggaacacaAAATCCAGTGTCGGTCACTGTCGGTCACGCAGATGGGAAGACGATCCAGTGTGCAAAGTCAAATAAGCCAAAGCTCTCACCCTGCTACGCCAAACTGTGTGCACAGCAGCAAGTGGGCTAACATGGATGACTGCAATGGTGTGATTTCCATGatgggaggaggaggcagcaaggTGCACAGCCTAGATCCAGTGTCTTCCGAAGGAGTAATGCTTCCACCGGTaatggaagacccaggaaaGGGGAATCCG CCAGCTGTAAATGATGAGAGCAGCATGATGCATTTGCCTCCTCATCTGTCAGTGGAGTACTTTAATGAGGCACTTCAGAGACAAAGGGCAGCAAGTGCAGTTAGCATAATTACCAGTGTCTTGGAGG AACTTGAAGAATCTCGACGGAGATGCCCACCCTGCCtgaataattttgctttaaagtatCTAATTTGGGACTGTTGCCCACTTTGGGTGAGAATCAAGACAAAAGTGGCTGCTTTCATAAAGGATCCCTTTATTGATCTCACCATCACTGTTTGCATTGTAATGAACACTTTGTTCATGGCACTGGAGCACAATAATATGTCAGATAATTTTAAATCGATGCTAAATGTAGGCAACTTG GTTTTTACAGGAatcttcactgcagaaatgattttaaaaatcattgctTTAGATCCCTATTACTACTTTCAGCAACCCTGGAATATTTTTGACAGTATAATTGTCACATTGAGTTTAATTGAACTGAGTTTACCCAAAcaaagaagcaagaaagaaaggcGAAAAGGAGGAACCCTGTCAGTTTTAAGATCCTTCAGACTG CTGAGGGTCTTCAAACTGGCAAAGTCCTGGCCAACCTTAAACActctaattaaaataattggtAACTCCCTGGGAGCACTGAGTAATCTGACCCTCGTCCTGGCAATCATCGTTTTCATTTTTGCTATAGTAGGGGTGCAACTTTTTGGGAGAAGCTATCTGGAGAACAGccataaaataaacaaatatggCAAGCCACGCTGGCACATGATGGACTTTTTCCACTCGTTCCTCGTCGTTTTCCGAATTCTTtgtggagaatggattgagacCATGTGGGACTGCATGGTGGTTGCTGAACCACCACTGTGCCTTCTTGTCTTTCTGCTGGTCATGGTGATAGGAAATTTAGTG GTTCTCAACCTTTTCATTGCACTACTGCTGAATTCCTTCAGTGCAGACTGTCTTCAGACAGCAGAGGATGATGGAGAGATGAACAACCTTCGTATTGCCTTTGCTCGGATTCACAAGGGATTTCACTTCGTGAAGAGCGTTACATGGGATACCTTTTGTGGAAAGCTCAAGCATATAAAGAAAGCtcacaggaagaaaatcaaactGACTGCACAGAACAAACTTGGGTTCAagtgtgaagaaataaaaaattgtaaAGAGAATTACAATAATGAATGGGCTGAGAAAAATGGGGACAAATGCTTAGGTCTTGAAGATTTTATTACCAATCCCAATGTATTTGTTTGCGTCCCTATTGCTGAGGCAGAGAATACAAGTGAGGATTTTGAAGATGATGATAAGCTGAGCACATTTACAGACACAGAATACAGCAAACAG TTTAACAGCATCAGCTCTTCCGAAGGAAGCACAGTGGATCTGACAAATCCTGAAGACCTTTTGAAACAGATTCCAGAGTTTGCTGAAGACTTCAAGACTCCAGAAGACTGTTTTCCAGAAG GTTGTGTTCGACACTTTCGTTGTTATGTGGGCAGTACCATAAAGTCTGGAGGAGAAACATGGTGGAATCTGAGAAAAACCTGTTACCAGATTGTTGAACATTCCTGGTTTGAATCTTTTATCATATTCATGATTCTTTTGAGCAGTGGAGCCTTG GCATTTGAAGACATACAtataaatgagagaaaaagcattaaaactATGTTGTCATTTCTTGACAAAATATTcactttcatcttttttctggAGATGCTTCTGAAATGGGTGGCTTATGGCTTCAAGAAGTATTTCACCaatgcctggtgctggctggaCTTCCTTATTGTAGGA GTCTCTTTATTAGACCTCTTAAGCAGTTCATTAGGTCCCATGAAATCTCTTAGGACTCTCCGAGCTCTGAGACCCTTAAGAGCATTATCTCGATTTGAAGGCATGAGG GTGGTTGTCGATGCCCTCTTGGGAGCTATACCTTCCATCATGAATGTCCTGCTTGTCTGCCTCATCTTCTGGCTCATCTTTAGCATCATGGGAGTGACCCTTTTTGCTGGGAAGTTTGGGAAATGTGTCAATCTGACAGAAGAAGATTCAGAATTAAATAATTCAATCAATGACATAACAGACTGTAGAATGTATaataacacaggaaaaatattctgGGTCAATGTTAAAGTCAACTTTGATGATGTTGGCTCTGGCTACCTGGCTCTTCTTCAGGTG GCAACATTTAAGGGTTGGATGGAAATCATGTATGCAGCAGTAGATTCGAGAGAG aaaaatgaaCAGCCAAAAATGGAGCACAGTCTATTTATGTATCTCTACTTTGTGATCTTTATCATCTTTGGATCTTTTTTTACCCTGAATCTCTTTGTGGGTGTTATTATTGACAACTtcaaccaacagaaaaaaaagataa GTGGGGAAGATATCTTTAtgactgaagaacagaaaaaatattacaatgCAATGAAAAAGCTGGGATCCaagaaaccacaaaaacccATTCCAAGACCATTG aacagGTACCAAGGTTTCCTGTTTGACATTGTAACACGTCAAGCCTTTGATGTTGTCATCATGATTCTTATCTGCCTTAACATGATCACCATGATGGTGGAAACCTATGAGCAAAGTGAAACAAAGACTAACATCCTTAACAAAATCAATATACTCTTCGTTGCCATTTTTACTGCAGAATGTGTACTGAAATTGGTGGCTCTGAGGCAGTACTATTTCTCAAATGCCTGGAACATATTTGATTTAGTTGTTGTGATCATGTCACTTGTTG CCTTACTGCTTTCTGGCATTGGTAAAGCATTTGAACATTTTTTACCACCTACACTCTTCAGGGTCATTCGCTTGGCTCGCATTGGAAGAATACTGAGACTTATCCGGGCTGCCAAAGGAATTCGAACACTACTCTTTGCATTAATGATGTCTCTACCTGCTCTGTTCAACATTGGCCTCTTGCTTTTTCTGGTCATGTttatttatgccatttttggcatgGCTAACTTTGCCTATGTGAAGATGGAAGACGGCATTGATGATATATTCAACTTCCAAACTTTCGCTAACAGCATGCTTTGTCTCTTCCAAATCACCACGTCAGCTGGCTGGGATGGTCTTCTCAGTCCTATCTTAAACACTGGGCCACCATTCTGTGATCCAAATATAAACGGTACTGTAGGCGAATGTGGTAAACCTGCCATAggtattatttattttgtaagttACATCATTGTATCATTTCTTATTGTTGTAAACATGTATATAGCTGTTATTCTGGAGAACTTCAATGCTGCTACAGAGGAAAGTACAGAGCCTTTAGGGGAAGATGACTTTGACATTTTTTATGAAATCTGGGAGAAGTTTGATCCTGAGGCAACTCAGTTTATAactttctctgctctttcagaCTTTGCAGACGCTCTGGCTGAACCTTTACGGgtaccaaaaccaaataaagtTGAACTTATAGCAATGGATCTGCCTATGGTCAGTGGAGACAGGATCCACTGCTTGgacattttgtttgcttttaccaAACGAGTGTTAGGAGATTCTGGGGAGCTGGATACTCTAAAAGTACAAATGGAAGAGAAGTTCATGTCTGCCAATCCATCAAAAAAATCCTATGAGCCAATCTCTACTACACTCAGACATAGACAAGAGGAAGCATCTGCCACTGTCATCCAGCGTGCCTACAGGAGTCATTTGCTCCTGCGCTCTGTAAAGCAGGCTTCTTATCTGTACAATCACAGAACTTGCAGTATTGATACTCTTGGAGATGCTGCTCCAGAAAAAGAAGGACTTATTGCATGTATGATGGATGAAAACTATGGTAGGAGTCCTGACAAGTCTGAAACTTTGTCCTCAACATCCTTCCCTCCATCATACGACAGTGTCACAAGAGCCAATAGTAGCAATCTCGTGGTTGAGAATGAAGAAATTATAGGTAATCAACAATCTCCAGACATTAAATAG